One part of the Hirundo rustica isolate bHirRus1 chromosome 11, bHirRus1.pri.v3, whole genome shotgun sequence genome encodes these proteins:
- the GINS3 gene encoding DNA replication complex GINS protein PSF3 — protein MSEAYFPVGPGLGTEENFLSLDDILMSQEKLPGRAESTLPRLAVLMGQGAGSAESIPEGSKLEIPLWLAKGLHDSKRRIISVELPKIYKEAWRTVFSADANVVDLHKMGPYYYGFGSQLLNFENPENPEIAQTVLQTFIARFRRIMDSSQNAYNEDTSALVARLDELERALFQVGQKGLNDFQCWEKGQASQITASTLVQNYGKRKLTEVDG, from the exons ATGTCCGAGGCGTATTTCCCCGTGGGCCCCGGGCTGGGCACGGAGGAGAATTTCCTCTCGCTGGACGATATCCTGATGTCGCAGGAGAAGCTGCCGGGGCGCGCCGAGAGCACGCTGCCGCGCCTGGCCGTGTTGATGGGGCAGGGCGCCGGCAGCGCCGAGTCCATCCCTGAG GGATCAAAGCTGGAAATCCCTCTGTGGCTTGCTAAAGGGCTGCATGACAGCAAAAGGAGAATCATCTCTGTGGAACTGCCAAAGATTTACAAGGAAGCCTGGAGGACGGTGTTCAGTGCTGATGCCAATGTGGTTGATCTGCATAAAATGGGGCCCTACTACTATGGATTTGGCTCACAGCTCCTGAATTTTGAGAATCCAGAGAATCCAGAGATAGCTCAGACTGTCTTGCAG ACGTTCATTGCCCGTTTCCGCCGCATCATGGACTCCTCTCAGAACGCCTACAACGAGGACACGTCTGCGCTGGTGGCTCGGCTGGATGAGCTGGAACGGGCTCTCTTTCAAGTGGGCCAGAAAGGGCTGAACGACTTCcagtgctgggaaaagggacaggCTTCTCAAATCACAGCTTCCACTCTGGTGCAGAACTATGGGAAGAGAAAGCTCACGGAAGTGGATGGTTAA